CGCTCTCGGCAGAGTATCTCGAATCACTTCAAGCATGGCTTTATCGTACAGGGCAAATTGAAAAACAGCCTGATGTGCATACCTATTGGACTAATCGCCTTGCGCTTGGCGATGTCTTTACTTTTGCTATACCCTAACTGTTGTGCCTCTACACACTTTGGATTGATTAGATTAGTTTAGTGCACAAAATTTTTCAACTTCAGCTATGAAGAAACTTCTTGCTTTGTCGCTTTCACTGACGCTGCTTACACTAGCGGCTTGCCAACAGCAAAATCCTGTCGTACCAGAGATTATTCGGCGTACAGTTGGGCTTTTTCGCGTCCTGAAGCCTGCACAAGATTCCTTTGTTGTTTTGAGCACAAGCGATACGCTCCAACTTTCTTGGGAGACTGCGGCTTTTGACTTATCTGGCAATATCAAGTACAATGCTATTCTTGACCTTGATTCCAACTTTGACAATGGTCGCGTTTTGAGCATAGAGACTACTGTAGAAAGCCTTCGCATTAGTGCTCAGACCTTGCAGAGCTTGCCTTCGTTTCGCAACGACACCTTTTACTTCTACACTGTCTTTGCAACCAACCTGCGTGAGACACTCCGCTCTGCGAACAGGCATATTTTCTTTTTACGTGTGGAGCAATAAGTATGATTGCAAAAAGTGTGCTCAAGACCTTGCGTGAGCTTGTTGGCAGTGAGAACTATTCAGACTCGGAGCTTGACAAATTGCTCTATTCTTACGATGCGACGCCCATGCTGCGTCAAAAGCCCGATGCGGTCGTTATTCCTCGCTCTGCCGAAATTATTTCTAAAATCATGATGCTGGCAAATCAAGCTGGTTTTGCTGTTGTGCCACGCGGCTCTGGGTCAGGGCTTTCAGGCGGCAGTGTGCCTGTTGAAAATAGTATTGTCTTGCTTTTCCCGCCGATGAACCGCATCCTTGAAATTAACGAGGAAGATTTTACAGCCACTGTTGAGGCTGGCGTCATTACAGCGACACTTCAAAAAGCGGTTGAAGCCAAAGGGCTTTTTTATCCACCTGACCCGGGCAGTGCGACAATTTCCACCATTGGTGGTAACATCGCTGAAAATGCTGGGGGCTTGCGGGGTTTGAAATATGGCGTAACCAAAAACTATGTGCTTACAGTGGAAGTTGTCTTGCCCTCTGGCGACCTTGTAACGCTTGGCACACGTTCGATCAAAGACGTTCAGGGCTTGAACCTCAAAGATGTTTTCATTGGCTCAGAAGGCACGCTGGGCATTTTCACCAAAGCCACGCTTCGACTGCTGCCCAAACCCGCGGCATCAAAAGTGATTTTAGTGCATCTCGAGTCGCTGGCAAAGGTCGGTGAGTTTGTTGGCGAAGTTGCGCATGCGCGCGTCGTGCCCGCTATGTTTGAGTTTTTAGACCAAACCACGATTCAAGC
This genomic interval from [Chlorobium] sp. 445 contains the following:
- a CDS encoding glycolate oxidase subunit GlcD, whose protein sequence is MIAKSVLKTLRELVGSENYSDSELDKLLYSYDATPMLRQKPDAVVIPRSAEIISKIMMLANQAGFAVVPRGSGSGLSGGSVPVENSIVLLFPPMNRILEINEEDFTATVEAGVITATLQKAVEAKGLFYPPDPGSATISTIGGNIAENAGGLRGLKYGVTKNYVLTVEVVLPSGDLVTLGTRSIKDVQGLNLKDVFIGSEGTLGIFTKATLRLLPKPAASKVILVHLESLAKVGEFVGEVAHARVVPAMFEFLDQTTIQAVEGYAKIGLPTNIAALVLIELDGHAAVVEEDTATVFRIAQKLGASFVKAAESDEEAMKLKLARKSAFSALARLKPTTILEDASVPRSALPQMLELTQRFSKAHQVLVGNFGHLGDGNLHPTCLISERDKDEVHRSELFFEKVFNAAIDFGGTITGEHGTGLAKKKFLERAAGETQVEVMRRFKAALDPNNVLNPNKIFDSRVFFKTKCERRIA